Proteins from a single region of Bombus vancouverensis nearcticus chromosome 5, iyBomVanc1_principal, whole genome shotgun sequence:
- the LOC117159720 gene encoding uncharacterized protein LOC117159720, translating to MSYKCLKSNGASIEETLGSWGFSNRVSNSGQELRRLRCLFNKMDGMKTRKPMMCVKYNCLYDPDAWHVKPSPDECKPIWTMPMRRPLITYSSTADIIMTSNLDSIGTDLLYPIPGRSYLLQGTDKWYRHSQCCNQQPNYSVRHPCAPQC from the exons ATGTCGTACAAATGTTTAAAAAGCAATGGTGCTAGTATAGAAGAGACACTTGGAAGTTGGGGCTTTTCTAACAGAGTCTCAAATTCTGGTCAAGAACTTAGACGTTTAAGATGTCTCTTTAATAAGATGGATGGAAT GAAAACTAGGAAGCCAATGATGTgtgtaaaatataattgtttATATGACCCAGACGCATGGCATGTAAAACCTAGTCCTGACGAATGTAAACCTATTTGGACAATGCCTATGAGAAGACCTCTTATTACATATAGCTCTACTGCTGATATAATAATGACATCAAATTTGGATAGCATTGGAACAGATTTGCTTTATCCTATTCCAGGACGAAGTTATCTATTACAGGGT ACAGATAAATGGTATCGGCATAGCCAATGCTGCAATCAACAGCCAAATTATTCAGTACGACATCCTTGTGCACCACAGTGTTAA